From the Deinococcus gobiensis I-0 genome, the window CTTCCTCAACGGCGAGCCGCTGCGGGTCAGCGGCGTGCCCACGCTCGACACCCCCGCCCTGCTCGCCACCGGTTTTCCCTACGACACGAGCGGCGAGCGCAACCTGGCCTACGTGGCGCGCGTGCTGCGGCTGGGCGTGCCCCTTCGGCGGCCCGGCGCGGCGGCGCTGGACCTGTGCAATGTCGCCTGCGGGCGCATGGACGGCTACTGGGAACTGGGCGTGCAGCCCTGGGACGTGGCCGCCGGCAGCCTGATCCTGGAGGAGGCGGGGGGCCGCGTCAGCGATCAGGCCGGCCTGACCACCCCCTACGGCCCCATGATCGTGGCGACCAACGGCGCCCTGCACGCCGAACTGCTGGACCTGCTGCGCGACGGGGAATAGCCGGCGTCCGGACTGGCCCCCACTACGCCATCTGCGCATCCGGCCCTCCGTCAGGCGGCGCTTGGCGCGGGGGGGCTCCGGGTGCGAGGCTGAGGGCCGAGGAGACCCCATGACCCAGCCCCCCACCGTTCCTCCTACCCCCCTGCCCGGCGCGCGGCCGGTCGCCGCCCCCGGCCGGACCCCGGTGGCCCGCGCAGGGTCCGGGTCGGCCGGGCCGCTGGCCTTCTTGCGGCAGTTGCTGGCGCTCTGGGCGGCGGACGACCACGCGGGGATGGCGCGGCGACTGCGCCGGCCGCTGCACGCGCGGCGCCGGCAGCGGCTGGCCGACGTGCGCGCCCAGTTTCCGGGCCGCCCCGTCGCCTACGACCTGCGGACCGCGCGCGACACCGACGCCGCCGTCACCGTGGTCACCGCCTGGCTGTTTCTGGAAGACGGCCCGGACGGCGCCGGCACGCGCGCCGAACTGTGGCGGTTCCGGCTGCTGTGCCTGGACGCCGCGCACCAGCCCCAGGCCCGTACGGTACCCGGCGGCCGCTGGACCGTGCAGCACGTGGCGGCGCTGCCCGGTCCCGGTCCCAGGGCGCTGCGGGCCTGAAGCTCAAGCGTGTTCCCGCACGCCCTGAGCGGCGGGCATGGCGCGCAGACTGGGGGGCGATGACCGCCCCCGACCCCGCCGCCTTCGCCCATCCCTTCCGGGCCTACACGCCGGCCAGCTACGGCTTTCCGCTGCCCGAGGGCCACCGCTTTCCTTACTACAAGTACGCGGGGGTGCGCGACCTGCTGCGGCCCGCCCTGCCGGTCCTGGAGACCCCGGCCCTGACCTGGGCCGACGCCGCGCGGGTCCACGATCCGCTGTGGCTGCGGCGCTGGCGCCGGGGCGAGGTGGACCGGCACGAGCAGCGCGCCTTCGGCCTGCCCTGGTCGCCGGGGGTGGTCGAGCGGGCGCGCCGGGCGGCGGGCGGGTCGCTGGCCGCGCTGCACGACGCCCGGCGCGTGGGCTGGGGGGCCAACCTCGCGGGGGGGACCCACCACGCTTTCGCCGACCGCGCCGAGGGCTTCTGCCTGCTCAACGACGCGGCGCTCCTGACCCGCATCGCGCTGGAGGAGGGCGTTGCGCGCCGGGTCGCCGTGCTGGACCTCGACGTTCACCAGGGCAACGGCACGGCGGCGTTGCTGGCCCCCGAGATGGCGGCGGGCACGGCCTTTACCCTGAGCGTCCACGGCGAGCGCAACTACCCCTTCCGCAAGGAGCGCAGTTCGCTGGACCTGGGTCTGGGCGACGGGATAGACGATACCGAGTACATGCGCGTGCTGCGCGCCGAGGCGCTGCCCGCCCTCGACGCCTTCCGGCCCGACCTGCTGCTGTACCTCGCAGGGGCCGACGTGCTGGCGGGCGACCGCTTCGGCCGTTTCGCCCTGAGTCTGGAGGGGGTCTACGAGCGCAACCGCGAGGTGCTGGTCTGGGCGCGGGCGCGCGGCGTGCCGGTCGTGACCATGATGGCGGGCGGCTACAACCGTGACCATGC encodes:
- a CDS encoding histone deacetylase, which encodes MTAPDPAAFAHPFRAYTPASYGFPLPEGHRFPYYKYAGVRDLLRPALPVLETPALTWADAARVHDPLWLRRWRRGEVDRHEQRAFGLPWSPGVVERARRAAGGSLAALHDARRVGWGANLAGGTHHAFADRAEGFCLLNDAALLTRIALEEGVARRVAVLDLDVHQGNGTAALLAPEMAAGTAFTLSVHGERNYPFRKERSSLDLGLGDGIDDTEYMRVLRAEALPALDAFRPDLLLYLAGADVLAGDRFGRFALSLEGVYERNREVLVWARARGVPVVTMMAGGYNRDHALTVAAHASVVFAGLEVFA